Proteins encoded in a region of the Hypomesus transpacificus isolate Combined female chromosome 17, fHypTra1, whole genome shotgun sequence genome:
- the hs3st2 gene encoding heparan sulfate glucosamine 3-O-sulfotransferase 2, with amino-acid sequence MAYRFLSSRIVPSSIRFSKRFIFLFMLSLSFTYLCYSILYCGSTIMTNQTFEERSCLHKNVGGKKLLQKLRDCTFPTDMRIVVNETLTQQGSNHARNQSIHTAFSSTHARNTVFSEVMLNNITVAQKYGNKKLPNALIVGVKKGGTRAVLEFIRIHPDVRALGTEPHFFDRNYDRGLDWYRGLMPRTLDSQITLEKTPSYFVTREAPRRIASMSQDTKLIVVVRNPVTRAISDYTQTLSKKPDIPSFEELAFKNRSLALVDTSWNAIRIGMYILHLENWLQYFRLSQIHFVSGERLITDPAGELGRVQDFLGLKRIITDKHFYFNRTKGFPCLKKPESSSQPRCLGKSKGRTHVQIDREVIEQLRDFYRPFNVKFYETVGHDFRWD; translated from the exons ATGGCATACAGGTTCCTCTCAAGCCGGATCGTGCCATCTTCTATTAGGTTCAGCAAACGATTTATTTTCTTGTTCATGCTTTCGTTGTCCTTTACGTATTTATGCTACAGCATTCTTTATTGTGGTAGTACAATCATGACAAACCAGACTTTTGAGGAGAGAAGTTGCCTCCACAAGAATGTAGGTGGCAAAAAACTTCTGCAAAAATTACGTGATTGCACTTTTCCCACGGACATGAGGATTGTCGTCAATGAGACTCTGACTCAACAAGGATCAAATCATGCTCGTAACCAAAGTATACATACTGCCTTCTCTAGTACTCACGCACGGAATACTGTCTTTTCTGAAGTTATGTTAAATAATATTACTGTTGCACAAAAATATGGCAACAAGAAGTTACCGAACGCACTAATTGTCGGTGTGAAAAAGGGGGGCACTAGGGCGGTCCTGGAGTTCATTCGAATTCATCCGGATGTGCGCGCGCTTGGTACAGAGCCACACTTTTTCGATAGGAACTATGACAGGGGACTTGATTGGTACAG GGGGCTAATGCCAAGGACACTAGACAGCCAAATCACCCTGGAGAAGACCCCCAGCTACTTTGTAACCAGAGAGGCTCCGAGGCGCATTGCCAGTATGTCCCAAGACACCAAGCTGATTGTGGTGGTGCGTAACCCGGTCACCAGGGCCATCTCTGATTACACACAGACTCTGTCAAAGAAGCCTGACATTCCCAGTTTTGAGGAGCTGGCCTTTAAGAACAGGAGCCTAGCTCTGGTGGACACCTCCTGGAACGCCATTCGCATTGGCATGTACATCCTCCACTTGGAGAACTGGTTGCAGTACTTTCGCCTATCACAGATCCACTTTGTGAGTGGCGAGCGTTTGATCACAGATCCAGCAGGAGAGCTAGGCCGGGTGCAGGACTTCCTGGGACTCAAACGAAtcatcacagacaagcacttcTACTTTAACAGAACCAAAGGATTTCCCTGCCTGAAGAAGCCTGAGAGCAGTAGCCAGCCACGCTGCCTGGGCAAGTCCAAGGGTAGAACTCATGTGCAGATTGACCGGGAGGTTATTGAGCAGCTGCGGGACTTTTACAGGCCTTTTAATGTTAAGTTCTATGAGACTGTTGGACATGATTTCAGATGGGACTGA